Proteins found in one Gemmatimonadota bacterium genomic segment:
- a CDS encoding Fic family protein, which translates to MTDASRQLAELKGVAASIPNQRILISALGIQEAKDSSAIENIVTTHDELFRESSNSSEVANPAAKEVLRYRQALQVGYDLVRRDGLITNNHILQIQAKLEENSAGFRRVPGTTLKDGAGHVVYTPPQDATRVITLMTELEAFINAPRTERMDPLVRMAVMHHRFESIHPFYDGNGRTGRILNVLFLVKEGLLDIPVLYMSRHIVQTKGEYYRLLLAVREQGAWEEWVTYMLTAVTESAREAIAMVVAIREAMLEVKHQVRSGFKFYSQDLINNLFAHPYTKIQFVENDLGVSRITATKYLDALAEAGILAKTKVGRSSFYINVRLVGILADSAHTER; encoded by the coding sequence GTGACGGACGCGTCGCGTCAGTTGGCGGAGCTGAAGGGAGTGGCGGCTTCGATTCCGAACCAGCGCATTTTGATCAGCGCGCTGGGGATACAGGAGGCGAAGGACTCGTCGGCCATCGAGAACATTGTCACCACGCACGACGAGCTTTTTCGCGAGTCGTCCAACAGCAGCGAAGTTGCCAATCCGGCGGCGAAGGAAGTGTTGCGTTACCGTCAGGCGCTGCAGGTGGGCTATGATCTCGTTCGCCGAGACGGACTGATCACGAACAACCACATACTGCAGATACAAGCCAAGTTGGAAGAAAACAGCGCCGGATTTCGGCGGGTGCCCGGCACAACGTTGAAGGACGGAGCCGGCCACGTGGTGTACACACCGCCGCAGGATGCGACGCGCGTGATTACGCTGATGACTGAACTCGAGGCGTTTATCAATGCGCCGCGTACCGAGCGCATGGACCCGCTCGTGCGGATGGCGGTGATGCATCATCGGTTTGAGAGTATCCATCCGTTCTACGACGGCAACGGGCGCACGGGGCGGATTTTGAACGTGCTCTTTCTTGTGAAGGAAGGGCTGCTCGACATACCGGTGCTGTACATGAGCCGACACATTGTGCAGACCAAAGGGGAGTACTACCGCCTCCTGCTGGCCGTGCGGGAGCAGGGGGCGTGGGAGGAGTGGGTGACGTACATGCTCACTGCGGTGACGGAGAGCGCGCGTGAGGCGATTGCGATGGTGGTCGCGATTCGAGAGGCAATGCTTGAGGTGAAGCATCAGGTACGGAGCGGGTTCAAGTTCTACTCGCAGGATCTGATCAACAATTTGTTCGCGCATCCGTACACGAAAATCCAGTTCGTAGAAAACGATTTGGGTGTTTCGCGTATCACCGCGACCAAGTACTTGGACGCGCTCGCCGAGGCAGGGATTCTGGCCAAGACGAAGGTGGGTCGATCGAGTTTTTACATCAACGTTCGGCTCGTTGGTATCCTGGCTGATTCGGCTCACACCGAGAGATGA
- a CDS encoding acyl-CoA dehydrogenase family protein yields MTPTGAAYLKEVRSFLDSHVFPAETGVMSKPFAESVPFLATLRAEVKKRGLWAPHLPESLGGRGMTLSEFAHVSALLGESPIGHYLFNCQAPDIGNSELLHDHGTAAQKKEWLEPLARGDIRSCFSMTEPEFAGSNPIHMGTTAVRDGNDYVINGHKWFISSAEGSAFTIVMAVTNPAEAPHKRASQIIVPMNTPGITLVRNISTFGHAGSDWMSHAELRYENVRVPVTNILGAEGDGFKLAQERLGPGRIHHCMRWIGICERAFRLMCERAVSRELNPGELLGHQQAVQFWIAESRAEMDAARLLVLDTAAQIEARGAHESRERISLIKFHVAGVLQRVLDRAIQVHGALGVTDDTPLAGWYAHERASRIYDGPDEVHKASVARRILKEYGLPGRRRGPAGESR; encoded by the coding sequence ATGACCCCCACCGGCGCTGCCTACTTAAAGGAAGTACGCTCCTTCCTCGACTCCCACGTCTTTCCCGCCGAAACAGGCGTGATGAGCAAGCCCTTCGCCGAGAGTGTGCCATTCCTGGCCACCCTCCGCGCTGAAGTCAAAAAGCGGGGGCTCTGGGCGCCGCATCTCCCGGAATCGCTCGGCGGCCGCGGAATGACGTTGAGCGAGTTCGCCCACGTCTCCGCCCTGCTCGGCGAGAGCCCGATTGGGCACTACCTGTTCAACTGCCAAGCGCCGGATATCGGCAACAGCGAGCTGCTGCACGACCACGGCACCGCGGCGCAGAAAAAAGAGTGGCTCGAGCCGCTCGCGCGCGGCGACATTCGCAGCTGCTTCAGCATGACCGAGCCGGAGTTTGCGGGGAGCAACCCGATTCACATGGGCACCACGGCGGTGCGCGATGGCAACGACTATGTGATCAACGGCCACAAATGGTTTATTAGCAGCGCCGAGGGGAGCGCGTTCACCATTGTGATGGCGGTGACCAACCCGGCCGAAGCGCCGCACAAGCGGGCGAGCCAGATCATTGTGCCCATGAACACCCCCGGCATTACGCTGGTGCGCAACATCAGCACCTTTGGGCACGCGGGGAGCGATTGGATGAGCCACGCCGAGTTGCGCTATGAGAATGTGCGCGTACCGGTGACCAATATTTTGGGCGCCGAGGGGGATGGGTTCAAGTTGGCGCAGGAGCGGCTCGGCCCAGGGCGCATCCATCATTGCATGCGGTGGATTGGCATTTGCGAGCGCGCGTTCCGCTTGATGTGTGAGCGCGCGGTGAGTCGCGAGCTGAACCCGGGCGAGTTGTTGGGGCATCAGCAGGCGGTGCAGTTCTGGATTGCGGAGAGTCGCGCGGAAATGGACGCGGCGCGGCTGTTGGTGTTAGACACGGCCGCCCAGATTGAGGCGCGCGGCGCGCACGAGTCGCGTGAGCGGATCAGCTTGATCAAGTTCCACGTGGCCGGCGTGTTGCAGCGGGTGCTCGACCGTGCCATTCAAGTACACGGCGCGCTCGGCGTCACAGACGACACGCCGTTGGCCGGTTGGTATGCGCACGAGCGCGCGTCGCGGATTTATGATGGGCCAGACGAAGTGCACAAGGCGAGCGTGGCGCGCCGGATTTTGAAGGAGTACGGGTTGCCAGGGCGCCGGCGTGGGCCGGCGGGGGAATCCAGATAG
- a CDS encoding HigA family addiction module antitoxin: protein MARIPTHRAPTHPGAMLMEEFLKPLGITQTELAERIGVSYPRINELIHGKRGMTPDTALRLERLLGVEAEFWLNLQLTWDLYHAHHSALTTELKKIRPIAIA, encoded by the coding sequence ATGGCCCGAATCCCCACGCACCGCGCGCCGACCCACCCGGGCGCCATGCTCATGGAAGAGTTTCTCAAGCCGCTCGGTATTACCCAGACGGAGTTAGCCGAGCGCATTGGTGTGTCGTATCCACGTATCAATGAACTGATTCACGGCAAGCGCGGCATGACGCCCGACACCGCGCTGCGGCTGGAACGATTACTTGGCGTGGAGGCAGAGTTCTGGCTGAACCTGCAACTCACTTGGGATCTGTACCACGCGCATCACTCTGCGTTGACGACGGAGTTGAAAAAGATTCGTCCGATCGCGATAGCGTAG
- a CDS encoding type II toxin-antitoxin system PemK/MazF family toxin, whose product MSYTGVVHRWDVYWADLEPGVGHEQKGAHRPVIVVSNDGYNATFRMVTVVPTTKLEHKVRRVYPFEVLLPTGTLTAQHASIAMPQQVRSISSLRLVEKIGVLSDAQHQAEIENRLLEHLGIVFEADELA is encoded by the coding sequence GTGTCGTACACCGGAGTGGTGCATCGCTGGGATGTGTACTGGGCCGATCTCGAACCTGGCGTTGGCCACGAACAGAAGGGCGCACACCGTCCAGTGATTGTTGTGTCGAACGACGGCTACAACGCCACGTTCCGCATGGTCACCGTGGTGCCGACCACTAAGCTCGAGCACAAAGTGCGGCGCGTCTATCCGTTTGAAGTGCTGCTTCCCACGGGCACGCTCACCGCGCAGCACGCGAGCATCGCCATGCCGCAGCAGGTGCGGTCGATTTCATCGCTGCGATTGGTTGAGAAGATTGGTGTGCTGAGCGATGCGCAGCACCAAGCGGAGATTGAGAACCGCCTCCTCGAGCACCTCGGCATTGTGTTTGAGGCCGACGAGCTCGCGTAG
- a CDS encoding nucleotidyltransferase, with product MLSAFNAERVEYLVVGAYAMAQYGYVRATGDLDFWIHRTPENADRVLGALAAFGAPRGLVKRSHLLKPDIVVQVGVEPSRVDILTSIDGVKFEAAYKARTETEVGGVRVPFVSLAHLIQNKRATGRERDQSDVAMLQAATKRRKAR from the coding sequence ATGTTGTCCGCATTCAACGCCGAGCGCGTTGAGTATTTGGTGGTGGGCGCGTATGCGATGGCGCAGTACGGCTACGTGCGTGCCACGGGCGATCTCGATTTTTGGATACACCGAACACCGGAGAACGCCGATCGCGTACTTGGCGCGCTCGCGGCGTTCGGCGCGCCCCGCGGGTTGGTAAAGCGATCCCATCTACTGAAGCCCGATATCGTTGTGCAGGTCGGGGTGGAGCCGAGTCGCGTGGATATTCTCACCTCGATTGACGGGGTGAAGTTTGAGGCCGCGTATAAGGCCCGCACCGAAACGGAGGTGGGTGGTGTGCGCGTGCCCTTCGTGAGTCTCGCGCACCTGATTCAGAACAAGCGGGCGACGGGGCGAGAGCGGGACCAATCCGATGTGGCGATGTTGCAAGCGGCGACCAAACGGCGAAAGGCACGGTAG
- a CDS encoding type II toxin-antitoxin system Phd/YefM family antitoxin, with amino-acid sequence MATLKPSRDIQPVTEFRANAAHFIGQVRESGAPMYLTQHGRSAAVLLDIAAYEALTEELELLRDVRAAEDEVADGKTLSHAAVAKKLRSRHAK; translated from the coding sequence ATGGCAACGCTGAAACCAAGCCGCGACATCCAGCCGGTAACCGAGTTCCGCGCAAACGCAGCCCACTTCATTGGTCAAGTGCGCGAGAGTGGAGCGCCGATGTACCTCACACAGCATGGACGGAGTGCGGCAGTATTGCTCGATATCGCCGCTTACGAAGCGCTGACGGAAGAACTCGAACTGCTTCGGGACGTCCGCGCCGCCGAGGATGAGGTGGCCGACGGCAAAACACTCTCGCACGCCGCAGTCGCTAAGAAATTGCGGAGCCGTCACGCCAAGTGA
- a CDS encoding type II toxin-antitoxin system RelE/ParE family toxin, producing MNVVWSPRALQRATEAVDFIAKDRPQAATAWLEQLLARISALDRLAKRGRIVPEINRPEYREILHAPYRVIYRVDGKRVVVLTIRHARRAWDTAEITDG from the coding sequence GTGAACGTCGTCTGGTCGCCTCGTGCCCTCCAGCGTGCGACGGAGGCAGTCGATTTCATCGCCAAGGATCGGCCGCAGGCCGCTACGGCGTGGCTCGAACAACTTCTGGCGCGGATCTCCGCGCTCGATCGACTCGCAAAGCGCGGTCGGATAGTGCCGGAAATCAATCGGCCGGAGTATCGCGAAATCTTGCACGCGCCGTATCGCGTGATCTACCGCGTGGACGGCAAGCGCGTGGTGGTACTGACCATCAGGCACGCCCGCCGCGCGTGGGATACGGCGGAGATCACTGACGGCTGA
- a CDS encoding SDR family oxidoreductase, translated as MFEKDLLKGKVVLITGGGTGLGRAMGERYLELGANLAICGRREEVLKTAATEMVAAKGGEVFTIPCDVRDPEQVENMVAAAWEHYGGVDILVNNAAGNFTSPTELLSHRAVDAVLGIVAHGTFYVTLALGKKWIATKHKGRVLSIVATYTDSGSAFVVPSAAGKAAVLAMSKSLAVEWARYGITMVCIAPGPFPTPGAWERLMPDPALHASAINRIPLKRVGRYEELANLASYLVSDQAEYINGECIRIDGGEFIKGAGEFSWMEQLTTEQWVALAEKGKKVGK; from the coding sequence GTGTTCGAGAAAGATCTCCTCAAAGGCAAAGTCGTTCTCATCACCGGCGGCGGCACCGGACTCGGCCGAGCCATGGGAGAACGCTACCTCGAACTCGGCGCCAATCTCGCTATCTGCGGGCGACGTGAAGAAGTGTTGAAAACCGCCGCCACCGAAATGGTGGCGGCGAAGGGCGGCGAAGTGTTCACCATTCCGTGCGACGTGCGCGACCCCGAGCAGGTGGAGAACATGGTCGCCGCCGCGTGGGAGCATTACGGCGGCGTAGATATTCTCGTGAACAACGCCGCCGGCAACTTTACTTCGCCCACGGAGTTGCTCTCACATCGCGCGGTGGATGCGGTGCTCGGTATTGTGGCGCACGGCACCTTTTATGTGACGCTCGCCCTCGGCAAAAAGTGGATTGCCACCAAGCACAAAGGGCGCGTGCTCAGCATTGTGGCCACGTATACCGACAGCGGCAGTGCCTTTGTAGTGCCCAGCGCCGCCGGCAAGGCCGCGGTGCTCGCAATGAGTAAATCACTCGCCGTGGAGTGGGCGCGCTATGGCATTACGATGGTGTGCATTGCGCCCGGCCCGTTCCCCACGCCAGGCGCGTGGGAGCGGTTGATGCCCGACCCCGCGCTGCACGCCTCGGCGATCAACCGTATTCCGCTCAAGCGCGTGGGGCGGTATGAGGAGTTGGCGAATCTCGCGAGCTACTTGGTGAGCGACCAAGCCGAGTATATCAACGGCGAGTGCATTCGCATTGATGGCGGCGAGTTTATTAAGGGGGCCGGGGAGTTCAGCTGGATGGAGCAGCTGACCACGGAGCAGTGGGTGGCGCTGGCGGAGAAGGGGAAGAAGGTGGGGAAATAG
- a CDS encoding amidohydrolase family protein, which translates to MTRLTRAALLLAVAAFPLAAQTKGVTHGTRPARLVIRNAMIVDGNGTPARGPVDIVIDGNTITQIVNLDPVALNRGQARRPQGDIQIDATGRTVLPGLINSHTHMQSNRSGQSMGGFDYYMKLQLANGITTVREVGAENNKGAIDLREKSAKAEIVAPRILVYPQFANEEGRGVTTPALAREHIRRLKALGADGVKFGGIDRDLMEAAYDEAHKVGLPTAHHIGVEETNAWDEVKFGGRSIEHWYGIPDAAIPDLRQHFPSNYNYLNETDRFRWAGRLWREADPKILDSLLTAMVKANVTWVPTLDIYEASRDLQRAQNQPWFKDMLHPSLANYFKPDPANHGSYFIGWSSTDEVYWKENYALWMGALRDFERKGGIIGCGDDAGFIYEVYGYGLVREMELHQEAGFNPIKIIQHCTGNNAKILGMENKIGRIRAGFLADLIVVDGNPLEDIKVLYAGGTSAIRDGKEVKTLGPEWIIKDGIPYNGPRLVSEIKDIVAKAKAGNK; encoded by the coding sequence ATGACCCGCCTTACCCGTGCCGCGCTCTTGCTCGCGGTGGCCGCCTTTCCGCTCGCCGCCCAGACAAAGGGTGTTACACACGGCACCCGCCCAGCCCGTCTCGTCATTCGCAACGCGATGATCGTTGACGGCAACGGCACCCCCGCGCGCGGGCCCGTGGACATTGTGATCGACGGCAACACGATCACGCAAATCGTAAACCTCGACCCCGTAGCGCTCAATCGCGGGCAGGCGCGCCGGCCACAGGGCGACATTCAGATTGACGCCACCGGCCGCACCGTGCTGCCCGGGTTGATCAACTCGCACACGCACATGCAGAGCAATCGCTCCGGCCAGAGCATGGGCGGGTTCGACTACTATATGAAGCTGCAACTCGCCAACGGCATCACGACCGTGCGCGAAGTGGGCGCTGAGAACAACAAGGGCGCGATCGATCTGCGCGAGAAGTCGGCCAAAGCCGAGATTGTTGCGCCGCGCATTCTGGTGTATCCGCAGTTCGCCAACGAAGAAGGGCGCGGCGTGACCACGCCCGCGCTCGCGCGCGAACATATTCGCCGCCTCAAAGCCCTTGGCGCCGATGGCGTGAAGTTCGGCGGCATCGATCGCGATCTCATGGAAGCCGCGTACGACGAAGCGCACAAGGTTGGGCTTCCCACCGCGCACCACATTGGCGTGGAAGAAACCAACGCGTGGGACGAAGTGAAGTTTGGCGGTCGCAGCATCGAACACTGGTACGGCATTCCCGACGCCGCCATTCCCGATCTCCGTCAGCACTTTCCGAGCAACTACAACTATTTGAATGAGACCGACCGCTTTCGTTGGGCCGGTCGCTTGTGGCGCGAGGCCGACCCCAAGATTCTCGACTCGCTGCTCACCGCGATGGTCAAGGCGAACGTGACGTGGGTGCCTACGCTCGACATTTACGAAGCCAGCCGCGATCTGCAGCGCGCGCAGAACCAACCTTGGTTCAAGGACATGTTGCACCCCTCGCTCGCCAACTACTTCAAGCCCGACCCCGCTAACCACGGCTCGTACTTCATTGGCTGGAGCAGCACCGACGAAGTGTACTGGAAGGAGAACTACGCGCTTTGGATGGGCGCGCTGCGCGATTTTGAACGCAAGGGCGGCATCATCGGTTGCGGCGACGATGCGGGCTTTATTTACGAGGTGTACGGCTATGGCCTCGTGCGCGAGATGGAACTGCATCAGGAAGCCGGCTTCAACCCCATCAAGATCATTCAGCATTGCACCGGCAACAACGCCAAAATCCTCGGCATGGAAAACAAAATCGGCCGCATCCGCGCCGGCTTTCTTGCTGATCTAATTGTTGTGGATGGCAATCCGCTCGAAGACATCAAGGTGCTCTACGCCGGTGGCACGAGCGCCATTCGCGACGGCAAGGAAGTAAAAACGCTCGGACCCGAGTGGATCATCAAGGACGGCATCCCCTACAACGGGCCGCGCTTGGTGAGTGAAATCAAGGACATCGTTGCCAAGGCCAAGGCCGGCAACAAGTAG